A portion of the Pogoniulus pusillus isolate bPogPus1 chromosome 6, bPogPus1.pri, whole genome shotgun sequence genome contains these proteins:
- the ZNF503 gene encoding zinc finger protein 503 codes for MITSPSLSAIRGSKRSSSLSEPGGSPRRSRSAADLAGPNGHAGNNGSSAAAAKPCFHAVPPSDPLRQANRLPIKVLKMLTARTGHILHPEYLQPLPSTPVSPIELDAKKSPLALLAQTCSQIGKPDPSPSSKLSSVTSNGSGGDKDSKSGPLKLSDIGVEDKSSFKPYSKPGAEKKEPGATGCTGAPAAGVAAGEKSGFRVPSATCQPFTPRTGSPNSSASACSPGLLPAEGKGVEDKKDSEGCGKSGGSGSEGGPGTTSISHSRISVSCAGINVEVNQHQESTPGSKPIASDSTSSCSSTTATSSTSVLGSGLVAPVSPYKPGQTVFPLPPAGMSYPGTLAGAYAGYPPQFLPHGVALDPTKSSSLVGAQLAAASSLGCSKPAGSSPLAGASPPSVMTASLCRDPYCLSYHCASHLAGAAGASCAHDQALKSGYPLVYPTHPLHSVHSSLTGATPPSLAGHPLYPYGFMLPNDPQPHICNWVSANGPCDKRFATSEELLSHLRTHTAFPGTDKLLSSYPSSSSLASAAAAAMACHMHIPTTGAPGSPGTLALRSPHHALGLGSRYHPYSKSPLPTPGAPVPVPAATGPYYSPYALYGQRLTTASALGYQ; via the exons ATGATCACATCGCCCTCGCTTTCTGCTATAAGAGGTAGTAAGCGCAGCAGCAGTCTCAGCGAGCCCGGAGGCAGCCCCCGCCgcagccgcagcgccgccgACCTCGCCGGGCCGAACGGGCACGCTGGGAATAACGGCagcagcgccgccgccgccaagCCCTGCTTCCACGCCGTCCCCCCCTCGGACCCGCTACGCCAAGCTAACCGCCTTCCCATCAAAGTCTTGAAAATGCTCACGGCGCGGACTGGACACATTTTACACCCCGAATACCTGCAGCCTTTACCCTCCACGCCTGTCAGCCCAATCGAG CTGGATGCGAAGAAGAGTCCATTGGCCCTTTTGGCACAAACTTGCTCGCAGATAGGGAAGCCGGACCCATCCCCTTCCTCCAAACTCTCTTCGGTCACCTCCAATGGCTCCGGAGGCGACAAGGACTCTAAGTCGGGCCCCTTGAAGCTCAGCGACATCGGCGTGGAGGACAAATCGAGCTTCAAGCCGTACTCCAAGCCCGGCGCAGAGAAGAAGGAGCCGGGGGCGACGGGCTGCACGGGCGCTCCTGCCGCGGGGGTCGCGGCCGGCGAGAAGTCGGGATTCCGGGTGCCGAGCGCCACCTGTCAGCCGTTCACCCCAAGGACAGGCAGCCCCAACTCGAGCGCCTCCGCCTGCTCGCCGGGGCTGCTGCCGGCCGAGGGCAAAGGCGTAGAGGACAAGAAGGACTCAGAGGGTTGCGGAAAAAGCGGCGGCTCCGGCTCAGAGGGAGGCCCAGGTACCACTAGCATCAGCCACAGCCGGATTAGCGTGAGCTGTGCCGGAATTAACGTGGAAGTCAACCAGCACCAGGAGAGCACGCCGGGCTCCAAACCCATCGCCTcggactccacctcctcctgcagtagcaccactgccacctcctccacctccgTCCTGGGCTCCGGCCTCGTGGCTCCCGTCTCCCCTTACAAGCCAGGACAGACCGTTTTCCCACTGCCTCCAGCGGGTATGAGCTACCCGGGGACGCTGGCTGGAGCCTACGCCGGCTACCCGCCCCAATTCCTGCCGCATGGAGTGGCGCTGGACCCCACCAAATCCTCAAGCCTAGTTGGGGCCCAGCTGgccgctgccagcagcctgggctgcagcaagccaGCAGGGTCGAGCCCGCTGGCGGGCGCATCGCCGCCGTCGGTGATGACGGCAAGCTTGTGCCGAGACCCGTACTGCCTGAGCTACCACTGTGCCAGCCACCTGGCAGGCGCCGCTGGCGCCTCCTGCGCCCATGACCAGGCCCTCAAATCCGGATACCCCCTCGTCTACCCCACCCATCCTTTGCACAGCGTCCACTCCTCGCTGACCGGTGCCACGCCGCCCTCACTAGCTGGCCACCCTTTGTACCCCTACGGCTTCATGCTTCCCAACGACCCCCAGCCGCACATCTGCAACTGGGTGTCAGCCAACGGACCCTGCGACAAGCGCTTTGCAACTTCGGAAGAGCTACTTAGCCACTTGCGGACCCATACTGCCTTCCCAGGCACCGATaaactgctctccagctacccCAGCTCTTCATCACTGGCCagcgcagcagctgcagccatggcaTGCCACATGCACATCCCCACAACAGGCGCTCCGGGCAGCCCGGGCACACTGGCCCTACGCAGCCCACACCATGCGCTGGGACTTGGCAGCCGCTACCACCCCTACTCCAAgagccctctgcccacccctggggCCCCTGTGCCTGTGCCCGCTGCCACCGGACCTTACTATTCCCCCTATGCACTCTATGGGCAGAGACTCACCACAGCCTCGGCCCTGGGGTACCAGTGA